Below is a window of Humulus lupulus chromosome 2, drHumLupu1.1, whole genome shotgun sequence DNA.
ataatatattttatttaacccataaaattgttcatgggcccatcaaagcgtttacaagttatttacaactcaaaatggtcattactgtttaaatttacaacccgccgacctaagtggcaaaaatagggtaaaccccctagttcttcTGAGGATTCCTTGGCCGTGGTTaggcggccgcatatgtacacaaccccacctaagctctccactcaaggttgggtaagcttttatttccctttacctgcaccacatagcacccatgagccaaagcccagcaataaaatacaataacgcatgaatataatatcaacaatgatcataataatcatttagaaCTTTCAGTTCAAAACAaatgagtgacaattggaaaagtcactaaagtgggtttcgTTCCCATCAACCATGTGTCGATAGGGTCACCGAGgttttacaaataagtgatcatttcactagcttatcaagataggtgctcgatgaactggtcaccaatataacctatcacataaccatagagtcataactgtgggattccgctccctagccatgtgacaagcagtcacctaggccttaggccctggctctgagtaactagcttagactagtcaagcgcttataagtttcattgacctcagggtcggtccagcattaatgctctagagtcattcaatgccgatatcGATTAGaactaatctttaatcggccctgcgttcaggacgcttatgccgtttatGACTCTCAGGTCAatgatacgcgaccagtgtcgtccctgactaatcagtgccatacacaagtaagcaagctctgttaagcatttaatatgcaatcaatgtccacatttatcaatcaacatgcataaaaaacaatcatgcatgtcatatacacagggtgcagttttcttacctctggttcgagcgagaaatagaacaagaacgtctcctgagaacgatcgaccatctgattccttagcagttacctaatcataaccaattataacctccattaatgaaaatcaacaatgaaagggtcttaacctaaaccccactctcgggacctcgaaacatgcccacacggtgagtagattcgatcccaggccttaaggattgaaaccccaagccaaaaacccttaaaaatactcaaaacggAATTATGAAGGAACAGAGCAGCGCTGctcactagcgccccagtgctattctcagaaccccaaaccgcaCAACAGAGCACTGGGTAGCGCTATAGCCCCCTCTGgtaggcgctgtagcgctacacccagccaaatcctcccctgaaacctcttccttcgactccttcaattccaactcgattccaatgcttccaaaactcatttttggtgccaaatgaacccaaaaaccatccctacattccctaagcatcacaacctcaagaaccctagccaaaaactcccaacaaaaccaatcatccaacctagaaatctcaactgaaaatcaaagctaaaacagagcaaactaggaaatttaatggctagaaacttacctcaagctcagattatgatgctcttcaatggtggaacacactcccaagctcttaagacttacttcccaagcttgaatccccaacttaagctcaaaaatctAAAGAGAAAATGAACAAAagtaggtacgggagaagctcttAAAGGTTCTCTATTTTATCttccttctacaaccttcaatggctttaATCTAtcctaagggtgaaaagaccaaaatacccctaggtcaaataaggatttctaaaggctcccaagggcaaaattgacatttcccacctatttcgttaatcataattaacgttcttcaattcctgctattctcgatattctcgaacaccaataattcatatcctgttaccctttaattccaggcaacactctaatcataaaatcaccccgagactcaccccgagccccaaacttaaacctgttatgactaaaccgctaattaatattccaaaatcgtctcataccgaatagctcgaacaaacccacattataatatggtctcaaatatgcacacaaatatacaattacgtcctcaacggaccaaattaccaaaacatccctataatgaaatgtggacacACAtgtatgcatttaacatcatattataatataattcacatatacatgcatataatcatttaatgatataattaaacaattatagctctctcggcctactaatccagccattaaaccacattagggatttcagagCATTATAGATACTTAATGAGATTTTTTCTACTATTAGTATCTAAAGCATAGTATTCACCTTTTAGTTTATTTGTTTACTCTTTTGGGATACTTTTTGGTGTTAAAGTTTTATAAtcagtttttttctttctttctatagTATTCAAAACATAACATTGATTGATTTTTGTCTATTTTATACTAACTTATGTTTTTTAGTATTTGTTTATATAGATGTATTTTTGTTGTTCTACTAATTATAAAATCTATTTTATACTTTTTTGTTTTATTGTTCTATATAGATTGATAGTATCTAAAAAATTGCATCAATTACCAATGATTATCTAAATTATTGTGTTGACTACCAATGAGAATGCATTTTCTTCTTTTCATTAATATATCATATATTGTTAGGTGAGGTAGAAAATTGTGTATGTTCCATTTTTCCCAAATCATACAATAGTGATATATTGATAATAGTCAAGTCATTTAATGGTAATCTCTTGCTATTCACATTTAGGAACTCACATTTAGGAACCTAGTGTAAATTTCGTAATAAAATTAATGATGTGTTAATATGTCATTTAAGGAAttagattaaaaaaattatttaaggaAAGTTGTTATAGTAAATTAAATAATttggaaaaaataaattatttattaaattaaatcaaatcagttatatataatattaattaatatgttgtgggtatattattttatttcaagGAAGATTGTTATTATTTACTTATATTAGTATACATGTGTAAACTGTACTAAAATTTATCCTGAGCTGATTTGATATTTTAAGAGGTTTTTTCTTTAATCTatacaacatattataattacattatatatagaaaatataacttattattataaGGAATATCTCAATACCACCAATTTTGCTTCTTtccatttatatattttattctaATTGATTATGTCAAACAATAATATCCATATTATTTAGCAAATATTTAGTAAATAAGTCAATAATAAAGAATTTCAATGAACCtctatttcaatttttttaaatctATCTAAAAATAATGGTAGCAGCATACTATCTTAGGAGTGTTTATTCATTACAATCTAATTTGCCTTccaaatccaatccaattataatTAGATTTGTAATTGAATTTGATTGGTTAGTTTATCTTTGAaactaaattttattattaaataagttaacaaataaaaaaaaagtatacaAATAAAATCATGCAAAAAACTAAACAGTATTTAgcaataatattaaattaagtcTTTATAATTACTACATTAAGTTGTCGAAATATTAAATTTACAACACAACCATTCAAATTTAAAAGTAAtgtgtcaaaattaaccaataaCTAAAGCACTTAGATTGTAACAAATATGAACAAAATAACAACAACATCTCTTAAGTGCTAATATAGCATCCAAAAAGGAAGATTTACACTCATATaccttataatataaataattacaaatataaaactgatattttaatatacccatattataatattaattaacataaacaacatacaatcatattttatttacatatttattatacCAACTTTTTTTTAACATCATATATCATTCTAATTATATTTCCATATATTTcgttcttttatttctttttttttactgTTAGGATTTTTTTTGAGAtattaaaaagctattatttatTTCCTTATTTACATAGCTATAATTTATTTCCTTATTTACAAAGCTAATTCTATTTAATAGTAATTTTTATTATTCCAGTTGAAATATAATTAGTAGTACAACATTTCGTGAAGCATTTTCTATTATTTAACTTATTGTAGcaatatgttttattatatataattctTAGATATAGTCTTATATTTTGCACTTTTGCTGTCATAGAATTATTAAAGAGAAAAATTACATTCATGATTCTTAGATATACTATGTGGGGGAATAAACTTGAAATTACTCATACCTCATCAATAGAACAATAATCTGCTAAGTCAAGCCTCTCAACTTATAATTTtcttctatatatatttatataaatatgttttatttattaaatgACATAAACAATGATTAGTGGTGTAATCATTTTGTGACAATTTCTTGTATAACGGGCTTGATTTTCTATGTTTGCCATgttatttatatgtttttatataccATGTGGTAGTAATATAACATTTTATTCCATCTTGAAATATGATTAGTGTTCTAGCTTAAAATATACTATTTGGTATCCATAACCTAATTCTAAACAATAATTTCAAATGTTATTTAACATTATATAGTTGGTAGTATATAATACACCAATATACATCTTAGTATTCAAATTCTAACTTAACGATATGTTAATACTTGATGATACTTCATACTCTTGGTATTACTCTTTAGTTAAATACTTAAGAATACATCAATACTTAACCACATAATACGACATATATTtacaatttaatattaaattgtaTAAATCAAATGGTTAAATAGTGATATTATTGCGTTATTTTCCCAACAAAATTACCTTCccaaaagaaaattttaatattttcataaaaatatatatttataatatatataacctAGAAGAAGTGAAGATTCGTCTTTTCATCAAGAAACTATTATAACAAAAGTAACTTCTTTGTGTAGCAAGGAGGAGCAGCCGCTTCATGACCTCACGACCACTTCTAGGGCAAGTCTCTTTTTCTCTCCATAAAATCAGACTTTAAACTTTCCTTTTCTCATATccattttcaaatataatataatattacacaCTGAGACTGAGAGAGACTGAGAcgagaagaagaagacgaagaaccAGATTATCTTGGGAGAGATGGAGAAGGGAAAGGGAGTGATGGGTGGAGGTCGTAGATGGGCCGTTGACTTCTCGGACTACTCTAGTTCCCCTTCTTCCCGCGATATTCCTGATCCTCCTGGTTTCTCTCGTGCCTCCCTCGATCaggttttattttttaatttttatggggTTTGATCTTTTTGATGAAATATTttgtggtttagattttgatTTGTGGTTGGGTTTTGTTTAGGATGATTCTGCTGTGAGTCGCCAGAAGAAGGATGCTGAAGCTACTTGGAAATCCCAGGTATGATTTCGTAttcaatttttatatttaatttgtttatttttatgttgaTTTTCTAGTGTGGTATGTGGGTCAAATGATTAACCTTGggaaaaaaaatgacaattttCAATTTCACTCTAGCTATTTCTTGCTGAGATTTAGATCTAAGCAGCTCTTTCGTTCGTCCGATAGAGTATTTGCTCATTTTAATGCAAAACTTaaattaaatacataataataataattgatggACTATCTTTTGCATTGGGAAGATTTTATCTGTGTAGCAAGTAGATTGAGTTGTTGGGCTGCGTTGGATCAGTCAGCCAACTTGGCGTTTGATTTTGTCTGTTGTCGTGGAGTTTTCTAGTGAATTTTCCCCTTGATATTGAAGGGTTTTGATGAACTGGATCAAGAACTCTTTAATCCAACTCGTGGTatcattttttgttttaacagaaAGCTTGGGAGGTGGCACAGGCTCCCTTTAAAAATTTGATGATGATGGGATTCATGATGTGGATGGCTGGAAGTACAGTGCATTTGTTTAGCATTGGAATTACTTTCTCTGCTCTTTGGCAGCCCATTAGCGCCTTACAGGGCGTGGGAAAGGGTAAGGATATGCATAAATTATTTTCTTGTGTTTGTTTGCCGTGTTTCTGTGTTTTAATctataataacatagcaagaaaTATTATTTAGAAGTTAAGTCTGTAAGTATATAAGAAATTGGTATTGGAGGGTAATCTACACTTTCAAAATGCAAATGAATTCATTTAGATGATTGATGTAGCTACTTAGATATAACATTTCCATTAAGAATTACTTGTTGCTTTGATATATCACATTTGTATGGTTTGGTTTGTAGTACTTTTGAAATCGTGCCTGCCACTTGAACTATATTTCAAGTTCTATTTACAAGGCACTTTTATGTTCTCACCGAGGTAATTCTTGTTACTTTTGTTTTGATTCCGCAGTTTTTGAGCCGTATAAAGATAGCAAGGTTGATCTTCTTGCTCCTAAGTTGTTGTTCATTGCCCTTAATTTGGGAGGTCTAGCTCTAGGTTTTTGGAAGGTGATTGATTGTTCCACTTTCTCTCATGTTTTTTAGTTACCTTATTTTTTACTAATCCCAAGCAATCCAATCCAGTACATGTTGGATTATTCAGCCATTTTCTTTCAGTGATTCATACTTGAAAGTTTTTCATCTTGACAGCTTAATACTCTGGGGTTGCTTCCCACGCATGCATCAGACTGGGTTTCATCCTTAGCCCCTGCTCAGGTACAATTCTTCTTGTACTGAAGTGATGACTAGCTGCTTTTGGCTTATATGTTTGATGTATTGTTGGAGATGTGAATAGTAGAGAATGGTTTGCCTCCCTAAATAAGAAAATGAACTTCTTCAAGTTAGTTTAAAGTTTGGTCTTTTTATTCTTCATTTTAATGTGTTGTCTACTCTTTAATTGCATTTAGGCCATTGGCTGGCAAGTGTTGTTTTTCTTAACATATGATTCCATTCCATTAATACCATGTTACCTAGCACTATGTAAGGTGTGAGGACCCAATTTCAAACTCAAGTTTGCAAAACGAATTAACTAGTTTGTTTTGTCAATAGCTAGTCTTTGGGTGGCTTACAATTCAAGGTCTGCATCTATAAACATTGTCTTGTCTAAATTTCAGGAGGTTGAGTATTCAGCTAGTGGCCTTCCTCTACGTTGATTTTAATGGTAATGGTGATAAATTTTGAACTCCATGACTGAAACATACTGGAGCAGGGGATAGATAGACCTTTAGTGTTGTTTACTGGCTGGATGGTTCCTTGCAGAGCACGGACATGTGtcactatttaaaaaaatatatatatatttaataatgaaAGTTTATCTTATGTCAAGGAGACTAATTTTTGTAGTAGACTTGATATCTTATTGGATAATGAAGAGGTTTTCTACTTTACCTGATAGTATAAATGCTATGCTGTTAAAAAATGAGTCTGTTTAGATTCTATTCTCGGATGAAATACGAACAATAGTCTTGTAGTTTAGTTTATGCATGAAATGAAATGTAAAAAGAGTCTGTTGATGTGtctgttaatttaattttttttctccttTTATTTCACACACCATATGAAAAAAAGTAGATAACTTCATATTGAATTATTATTTCTATAAgtattatttttgaaatttacACAAATTACTACggaatattttttcatttttcatttataCTATCACACCTGCGAATTTCGAAATATATAATACATGCACCATAAACACAAACATTGCTCCTCTCCTCAATGACCTGTTCTTGGCTTGGCAACATAATCCAAGTCAGCTTCGTCCATTTCTCTCTTATCCGTTGCCACCGTAGAATATTGTGCATCAACGATGACCTCCATTTCTACGGTCTGTTTTTCAGTGATCTCTAAAACCTGGAGAGTAATTTAGAGAATGGAATTATAGCAGAGTCAATCTAAAAAGGTCTCCTCTGTATGTTTTTATATACCAGATAGATACAAGTAACTATGCACTGttaacttaattttatttatagaatttattaattatttttattaaatttatattaatgtcatataaatgtCATAGAtgtaaatatgtacgattttagaATAAAAAGGTActaaaataatactttgcaaaaatacaggGTACTAAATAGTTACCTACCTTGAAAGTATGACAAATATGTATGCACACGGTTGATGACTGCAAGCAAGATGTCTTTTAACCGCTGCATTAAAATAGATATAACTCTCtgcattgattttttttaataaataaaaattaggaGAAAGCATAGAAGCTTCTGTTTTTGCTGGTTTAAGTGATTTGGGGATTGATTTTCGGCATGAAGTTGCTTGTTCTTATAAAATGGGAGCTGGATTAGGTGATTTGGGGACTAGTTCAGGGGTTGGTGGTTCAAGAATAGGCAGTACATTGGCTTGGCTATCAGTGATGTTGGAGAATTTGATGAAAGTGATGATGAAGATTTAGATTATGTAGAAGAGTTTGAGTACAAACAGAGTGATAATGATTTAAATGTTGATGAGAATGCAGAATTCTTTTTGAAAGGCTTACAAAAGAGGCTAATTGAGATTGATGATCTACCAGAGTTCTGGTAGAGGTAGAGGTAGAGGATTCAGATGATGATATCGTTTGATGAGGTAGGGGAATTCTGACAGTGATGAGGATAGTAGTCAAGAAATGGTTGAAGGTAAAAATGAGTTTAGTAAGCCAAAAAAGTTGACATACCAGAATTCAAGGGTGATGTTGATGTGGATATGCATATGTTAAAATTAGGATTAGTTTTTTCTTCTGGGGTAGTGTTTAAGCAAGTTGTTAGAGAGTATGCTATATTGAATGAATGGTAAAGAAATAAATTGCCCATGGGTTTGCTTTGCTTTGCTTTGCTTCGAAGGTAGATGAGTCTTCAACATTTGTGATTAAGACCTATATAATATAGATCAACATAGATGTGCCAGGAAGAACAATAATAGGTTTGCTACCTCAAAAGTATTTAGACCAATTCAAGATTAATGAAATCTGGCCAATCCATCCTTCATTCACAAAGTTAGTAAAGATCATATTTTGAAGGTTTCAAGG
It encodes the following:
- the LOC133819817 gene encoding uncharacterized protein LOC133819817 → MEKGKGVMGGGRRWAVDFSDYSSSPSSRDIPDPPGFSRASLDQDDSAVSRQKKDAEATWKSQKAWEVAQAPFKNLMMMGFMMWMAGSTVHLFSIGITFSALWQPISALQGVGKVFEPYKDSKVDLLAPKLLFIALNLGGLALGFWKLNTLGLLPTHASDWVSSLAPAQEVEYSASGLPLR